One window of the Salminus brasiliensis chromosome 1, fSalBra1.hap2, whole genome shotgun sequence genome contains the following:
- the LOC140577310 gene encoding syntaxin-11-like, protein MRDRLSHLQALSQSNGPAEELENAAASSHDTHEGAHSSDPEMEAVFDEVQGIRRDVQLIQLEVKRLKEQNARVYTDLPNSTPAAVQQDSSAIAADIKSRAEDLLARLRKMDTNASELEHQHGTNATVTRIARSQYACLSNSFRDVILEYNEAEMSHRETCKLHIQRQMEIVGRDVTGEQIEEMLESGQWNIFSENMLSEGKTARSALNQIESRHQDLLELEKRIRSIHELFLDVAMLVEEQNSMIDYIQANVQNTDAEMKGVLMKLERAKRHDRSNPFKKIFFWRR, encoded by the coding sequence ATGAGGGACAGACTTAGCCACCTTCAGGCTCTTTCCCAGTCTAATGGCCCTGCAGAGGAGCTAGAGAATGCAGCAGCTTCCTCACATGATACTCATGAAGGAGCTCACAGCAGTGACCCGGAGATGGAGGCCGTGTTTGACGAGGTACAGGGCATTCGGCGAGATGTTCAGCTCATCCAACTGGAGGTGAAACGTCTCAAAGAGCAGAACGCTCGTGTTTACACTGACCTACCCAACTCCACACCAGCTGCTGTTCAGCAAGACTCCAGTGCCATCGCTGCTGACATCAAGAGTCGTGCTGAAGACCTGCTGGCGCGCCTCCGCAAGATGGACACGAATGCCAGTGAACTTGAGCACCAGCATGGCACCAACGCCACTGTTACTAGAATTGCCCGTTCACAGTACGCTTGCCTGAGCAACAGTTTCCGAGATGTAATCCTGGAATACAATGAAGCGGAGATGAGCCACAGGGAGACGTGCAAATTGCACATCCAGCGGCAGATGGAGATTGTGGGCCGAGACGTGACAGGTGAGCAGATTGAAGAGATGCTGGAGAGCGGCCAGTGGAACATCTTCAGTGAAAACATGCTCTCGGAGGGAAAAACGGCACGCTCTGCTCTCAACCAGATCGAAAGCAGACACCAAGACCTGCTGGAATTAGAAAAGCGCATCAGGAGCATACACGAGTTGTTCCTGGACGTGGCCATGCTGGTGGAAGAACAGAACTCAATGATTGACTACATTCAAGCCAATGTCCAAAACACTGATGCGGAGATGAAAGGTGTTCTGATGAAGCTTGAAAGAGCCAAAAGGCATGACCGGAGCAACCCCTTCAAAAAGATTTTCTTTTGGCGGCGTTAA